From Solanum lycopersicum chromosome 8, SLM_r2.1, the proteins below share one genomic window:
- the LOC138337802 gene encoding uncharacterized protein codes for MQHCSAIATRFLVQKKEDASAFTIPCTIGLLHFAKALCDLGGNINLIPLSIYKKSGLGVPKPTAMLLLMSNLTVKRSIGILHDVLVKVESFIFLADFVILDCEVDFEVPIILGRPFLATDRALVDIEKRHIKFRLNNKEVTFNICRSMRQSSELQSVSAISYRVEESSEVQNEARLGVEALATVIMNFDSDGIEEYGSLVATLDRGNVHFKPKKFEFDMQHRESPPTKPSIEEASKLEHKSLPPHLRFIKDFSKIVHPLCKLLEKECKFYFDESRLKAFGELKENLVSAAIIISPDWSKPFEVMCDASGVALGFSLLGQIRDKILHPIYYASKALNEVKKNYTATEQELLAVIVNTDHSALRYLMAKKDAKPRKGIENQGADKTEIYDTFPDDHVLSTSQDLTPWFAYFANYLASDIIPPDLYFHQRKKFMYDVKKLFWDDPYLHTVDGLIRHCVPEVEMLSVWEACHSSPRWTS; via the exons ATGCAAcactgtagtgctattgctacaagatttctagttcaaaagaaagaagatgcaagtgctttcactattccttgtacaatcgggttattacatttCGCGAAAGCGTTATGTGATCTTGGGGGAAACATTAATCTCATACCCCTCTCGATTTATAAGAAGTCGGGTTTGGGTgtcccaaagcccactgcgatgcttCTACTGATGTCCAATTTAACGGTAAAAAGGTCCATTGgtatactccacgatgtgctagtaaaagtggagtcgttcatatttctggccgattttgtgattcttgattgtgaggtcgattttgaggtgcctattattcttgggaggccgtTCCTTGCTACGGATAGAGCCTTGGTTGATATAGAAAAGAGGCATATAAAATTCCGATTGAACAAtaaagaagtgaccttcaacatttgtaggtccatgagacAGAGtagtgagctccaatcggtatctgctatatcctacagaGTTGAAGAGTCATCTGAGGTACAAAATGAAGCGCGTCtgggtgtagaagcattagcgacagtgattatgaattttgatagtgatggcattgaagagtatgggtcattggtcGCGACACTTGATCGAGGTAATGTTCattttaaaccaaagaaatttgagTTCGATATGCAACATCGCGAATCTCCACCCACGAAACCGTCGATTGAGGAGGCTTCAAAATTAGAACATAAgtctctaccacctcatctgag gttcatcaaggatttttcaaaaattgtgcatcctttgtgcaagttgcttgagaaagagtgtaaattttattttgatgaatcccgTCTTAAGGCATTTGGTGAGTTGAAAGAAAACTTGGTGTCTGCAGCTATCATTATTTCGCCGGATTGGAGCaagccatttgaggtaatgtgtgatgctagtggggttgctcttggtttTTCCCTATTGGGGCAAATAAgggacaaaatccttcaccccatttactatgctagtaaagccctaaatgaagtcAAAAAGAACTACACCGCGACTGAGCAAGAGCTCCTTGCA GTTATAGTGAATACTGATCATTctgctttgagatatttgatggcaaagaaggatgcaaaaccgAG AAAAGGAATCGAAAATCAAGGTGCTGATAAGACTGAAATTTATGATACATTTCCCGATGATCATGTATTGTCCACCTCTCAAGACTTGACTCCATGGTTCGCATATTTTGCAAACTATCTGGCTAGCGATATCATCCCACCGGACTTGtactttcatcaaaggaaaaagttcatgtatgatgtgaaaaagttatTTTGGGATGATCCATACTTGCATACTGTCGATGGGCTTATTCGGCATTGTGTGCcagaagttgagatgttgagtgtttgggaggcatgccattcttcacccaggtggacatcatag